The DNA region ACACTAAGCACGGGCTTTGACGACCCCTGTCATCAGCGTGAACCACGAAGAAATAAGCAGAACTCCGCCTAGCGGCGTGATGGGGCCCAGCCAGCCAATTCCCGATAATCCGGTGGCCGATCGAGTGGCGAGTAAATAGATGCTGACCGAGAACAAGACCGTACCCCAACTCATCAAATTCAGACCGAACTTCAACGACTTTTCCGAAACCTCGTTTCGCACTGCGATCCAGGCGATCATGGCAAGGGCATGAAACATTTGATAGCGCACACCTGTCTTGAACGAAGCGAGCGATTCCGGCGATAGAGTTTCTTCTAAAGCATGAGCTC from Flavobacteriales bacterium includes:
- a CDS encoding DUF423 domain-containing protein — its product is MKKHLIGAAIFGGTGVLLGALGAHALEETLSPESLASFKTGVRYQMFHALAMIAWIAVRNEVSEKSLKFGLNLMSWGTVLFSVSIYLLATRSATGLSGIGWLGPITPLGGVLLISSWFTLMTGVVKARA